The Microcoleus sp. bin38.metabat.b11b12b14.051 genome contains a region encoding:
- a CDS encoding DUF3488 and DUF4129 domain-containing transglutaminase family protein produces the protein MTTDSLRNIPILGKLWEQIEAMPPPVTEDSLLLRILVQLLVIVGIVATDVAAEEALNLWAVPVSIVGATWSWYRRRDRNVAAKFCIAIAMLVALFAFFTRLVGELNDTRLVLAQLLIHIQVLHSFDLPRRKDLGYSIVIGLILLSVAATISQTLTFGPLLVVFLALALPTLVLDYRSRLGLSNPEATKHKAEGEEKKHNTSLFAATLSPKYFGLLLLITVGLGLTIFAFLPRLPGYQLRTFPVSAPIEYQGEFDSRSILNPGYVRGGNENGTGSGRGRNPDKGPGEVDSTFYYGFNQRINQNLRGEMKPQVVMRVRSQAAGFWRVLGFDKYTGQGWEISRNEQAQKVNRPRWSFQFYLNPFPNAPRIQEVIQSYTVIAQLPNLIPALAKPKELYFPTQDVAVDAEGGLRSPVELREGLTYTVISNVPVRDRSVLGQTGTNYPKNIRRFYLDVPPKIALKVREKTEEILQARTRVAKSERAIDSPYEKALYLAQYLKQNPNYKIEKALPYLEETEDLVEGFLFGYKNTQDGKKVRGGYPDHFSTVLAMMLRSIGIPARVAGGFDTGEFNPFTGLYVVKNTDAFLMTEVYFPNYGWLGFNPIPGYPLIPASIEDNQTFSALESFWKWIAGWLPTPLRSGLDSVISFVIGWITLILGWFLGQFANGWVGLFIGLISAIGFGFLGWLVWQGWRKWRYRRWLGKLPPVEGVYQQMLKDLASRGFAKQKAQTPLEYAQAMRGHHATDEAEVIEEVSQAYVRWKYGGEAGNLNQLRRLVENLRRSHLQKLKKRWF, from the coding sequence ATGACAACTGATAGCCTGCGAAATATACCTATTTTAGGTAAGCTGTGGGAGCAGATAGAGGCAATGCCTCCGCCGGTGACTGAGGATTCTTTACTGCTGCGAATCCTAGTTCAGTTGTTGGTAATTGTGGGAATTGTGGCTACGGATGTTGCTGCTGAAGAAGCCCTGAACTTGTGGGCTGTGCCTGTTAGTATTGTGGGAGCAACTTGGAGTTGGTACCGCCGGCGCGATCGCAATGTAGCTGCTAAATTCTGCATAGCTATTGCCATGCTGGTGGCGCTGTTCGCTTTTTTTACCCGCTTGGTAGGAGAATTAAACGATACGCGGTTAGTTTTGGCGCAACTGTTAATTCACATTCAAGTCCTGCACAGCTTCGATTTGCCCCGCCGCAAGGATTTGGGCTATTCGATCGTCATTGGGCTGATTCTGTTGAGCGTCGCGGCGACAATCAGTCAAACGCTGACTTTTGGGCCTTTGCTGGTAGTGTTTTTGGCTTTAGCGCTGCCGACTCTGGTGCTGGATTACCGATCGCGCTTGGGCCTGTCAAACCCAGAAGCTACAAAGCACAAAGCAGAAGGTGAAGAAAAAAAACACAACACATCGTTATTTGCTGCCACTTTATCCCCCAAATATTTTGGTTTGCTGCTGCTGATAACTGTCGGGTTGGGGCTGACTATTTTTGCGTTTTTGCCACGCCTCCCGGGCTATCAGTTGCGGACTTTTCCCGTCAGCGCTCCGATTGAATATCAGGGAGAGTTTGACTCGCGCAGCATTCTGAATCCGGGGTATGTCAGAGGGGGAAATGAAAACGGAACTGGCTCAGGAAGGGGGAGAAACCCAGACAAAGGGCCAGGAGAGGTGGACTCTACTTTTTATTACGGTTTCAACCAGCGCATCAATCAAAATTTGCGGGGGGAAATGAAACCCCAAGTGGTGATGCGGGTGCGATCGCAGGCGGCGGGTTTTTGGCGCGTTTTGGGCTTCGACAAATACACGGGTCAAGGTTGGGAAATTTCTCGTAACGAACAAGCTCAAAAGGTGAATAGACCAAGGTGGTCTTTTCAATTTTATCTGAATCCGTTTCCCAATGCGCCCCGAATTCAAGAAGTGATTCAAAGTTATACTGTAATTGCTCAGTTGCCGAATTTGATTCCGGCTTTGGCTAAGCCGAAGGAACTGTATTTTCCGACGCAGGATGTGGCGGTGGATGCGGAGGGCGGTTTGCGATCGCCTGTGGAATTGCGGGAAGGTTTGACTTATACGGTGATTTCTAATGTACCTGTTCGCGATCGCTCCGTGTTGGGGCAAACTGGTACTAATTATCCGAAAAATATTCGCAGATTTTATTTGGATGTGCCTCCAAAAATAGCCCTAAAGGTGCGAGAAAAAACTGAAGAAATTTTGCAGGCGAGAACTAGAGTAGCGAAGTCGGAGCGGGCGATCGATTCTCCCTACGAAAAAGCTTTGTACTTAGCTCAATATTTGAAGCAAAATCCGAATTACAAAATTGAAAAAGCTTTGCCTTACTTGGAAGAAACCGAAGATTTAGTCGAGGGTTTTCTGTTTGGCTACAAAAACACGCAAGACGGCAAAAAAGTTAGAGGCGGATATCCCGACCATTTTTCGACGGTACTAGCAATGATGCTCAGATCGATCGGGATTCCGGCGCGAGTGGCTGGCGGTTTCGATACGGGAGAATTCAACCCGTTTACTGGTTTGTACGTTGTCAAGAATACCGACGCTTTCTTGATGACAGAAGTATATTTTCCCAATTACGGTTGGTTGGGTTTTAATCCGATTCCCGGTTATCCGCTGATTCCGGCTTCCATAGAAGACAACCAGACTTTTAGCGCGCTGGAATCGTTTTGGAAGTGGATTGCGGGTTGGCTACCGACGCCTCTGAGAAGCGGGCTCGATTCTGTTATCAGTTTTGTGATTGGCTGGATAACTTTGATTCTGGGCTGGTTTCTGGGACAGTTTGCTAACGGTTGGGTGGGCTTATTTATTGGGTTGATTAGTGCGATCGGCTTTGGCTTCCTTGGCTGGTTAGTTTGGCAAGGGTGGCGCAAGTGGCGCTACCGTCGCTGGCTGGGGAAATTGCCGCCGGTGGAGGGAGTTTACCAGCAAATGCTAAAGGATTTGGCAAGCCGGGGATTTGCCAAGCAGAAAG